The genomic stretch TCAAAGGAGTTCCGCCTTATTTCAAGGTTCCTGCTGATTTTGACCTAATGGAGAGGCTTTGAGACAAGAGGAAAGGGATATCCCAGCAGcctccccctcccagccctAATCCCCACTGTACTTTCGCAGCACACAACACACCAACAAACAGTTTAGATACTGGGAGAGAGAATGGGCACAAAATACATTCCACTGCCTGAAACCTCCACAGCAAACCCAGCACGAGCGTGACACGGccgcccctccctgccctgggtcTGCCTGGTACAGCTGGAAGCACTGGGCCAGTTTGCCAGAGTCCACGGTGAGTCTGCAAGCAGGGATGTGCaaggcagctgctctccaggtCCATCAGCCCTCCCCACAGCTCTCAAAGTACTGGCACATCAGCTCACGCACTTGCTCTGCCCGGTTGTCCTCCATGGCGGCCGGCGCAGGCTGGGATGGCTTGGGCAGCTCGGTGGGCTCAGTGCCCTCCAGCCACTCCTCGTTGAAGGGGTTGTCGTGGGCCTCGCAGACGTTGTGCAGGATGCAGCAGGCAAGGACAAGGGTGGGtagcagctccaggctgcagtCATCACACTTGAGGAGGATCTGCCAGCGCGCCTTGAGGCGCAGGAAGGCATTCTCGATCACGCTGTGGGCCCGCTTCAGGCGGTAGTTGAACTGCAGCTGGCGCTGGGTGAGTTTCTCGTCCTCCTGGTAGGGCTTGAGGATCCAGTCTTGCAGGGGGTACGTGGCATCGCCCAGCAGCACGTACTTCTGTGCCTTCCCCATGAAATGCTTGGGAGGGTTGGGGCACAGCCGGCCCTCCTTGGCCAGCACCCACAGGCTGGAGCTCTCCAGGACCGCGCTGTTTTCCATGCTGCCTGGAAAGGCGGTGGACACATCCCAGAACTGCCCCAGCCCATCCACGGTGGCCTGCGTGAGGATGGAGTGCCAGCCCTGGCCGTTGCAGTAGTCGGCGGTGAGGCGCAGGGGGGGGTGGATGGGGATGTGCAGGCTGTCCAGTGCCCCGATGCAATGCGGGAAGCCCCAGCGTGTGCAGAAGATGCGCACCAtgttctccagctccttctcgTCAGGCAGACGGAGGTAAAGCGGCTTCAGCAGCAAGACGATAGCGTAGCTCACCTCCCggacacagctctgcacagtGGAGGGCCCCACGCCAAAGAGCGGGCTCAGAGTCTGGTACTCCACGTTGGTGGCCAAGTGCCACAGGGCCACAGCCACCCTCTTCTCcaggggcagggtggggtgGAAGTGGGCACTGTGCGGGGCCAGCCCGGGCCGCAGCTGGTTGCAGATGTAGAAGAAAGTCTCCTTGGACATCCGAAACTTCTCCAACCAGTCCTGGGGCCCAAACTCCTTCAGGACCACCTGCTCCCACCAGTCCGTGCTCCTGAAGCTGGGCCAGGCGCGGGGATagaagcagcagctggttcTCCTCCGGTGAGCgatgaggagctgcagtgggggggagagagcagcagtgtgAGACAGCACTTCCCTGCACTTCCCTGGGACCCTCTTCTGAAGACCACCCAGCTCGAGAGACTTGCTCAAGGCAGGAGGATGGCCAGTGCCAGGTGCCAGCTGATCTAACACTGGTCAAATCTTCCTGTTCCTGGGAAAACTCACTGCAAACCCACCAGGCAGTAAGTGTGACTTCAGACAAGATGCCCAGGTGTTGCAGATAAGAGTTTTCTGGAAAagcccctttttgggggggggcacTTGCTCTGGGGGTTTGTATTTTAATGAGCACTACTGGATTTCCAGCTGCCGAGGAAACTGTGGGCTAAGTCCTGATTTGGATGGGGGAGAAAGCACCCCTCAAAGGTGGGAATCATGATTTAGAAGGAGAAGCTCCTGGCCTCTCCACGggaattgtttttctgttattaaaTTCTACAATGCATCTTTAAACTAAAAAGAAGCTTTAGTCACGTTCAGCCACTGCCCAGGCCAGCAGGTTGCTCATGTTCCCCCCCAGCTTATCCTTACTGCCAGGGATCCCTTGTATCTCCCATTGCACCCCCCACCTTTGATGTCACCCCCTCCTTCACATCCCCATGTCCTCTGCATCCACCGTCCTTTGTGTCCAGGATCACATCCCATGTCCTTCAAGTCCCATTCTTTGTGTCCCTGTCTTTGCAACCCACAGAACCCCCACGTTCCCTGTCCTTTGTGATCTCTGTGTCCATGTGTCCTTCCAGTCCCACATCTCGTTCTCAGCCTCAATGTGTTTTGGGTCTCACATATCCCCCACCCTTTATGTCCCCCCTGTGATTTCCCCGTGCTCCCCATCCTTCCCAACCCTGTCCTTTGCATCCTAGAACCCCACTGTCCACTTCTTGTGTCCCTGTGACCCGCGTAGCCCGTGCCCCAAATCCCCCACGTCCATGCGTTCCGTCTCACGTCCCCCATCCTGTGTCCCCGTGATCTGTCCCCACATCTCCCCATCCTCCACATCGCCGTGACCTCCGCGCGTCTCCCGTATCCTCCACCCTTTGTGTCCCCGCGCCTTCAGTGCATTCCCCGTGACCGCCCTCATCCTTTGTGTCTCCGCGACTTCCACGTGTCCCCCTCATCCCCGCACCCCCCGTCCCCCCGTGACCCCGCACGCCGTCGTCTCCGCGTCCCGTCCAGTCCCCTCCCatggcggccccgccccggtCACCGTCATGAGCCGCTTCTGCCGCTGGCTGTAGTAGTGCCGGAGCCAGGCGCGCCGCTGCGGCCCGTCCCAGCCCCCGGCGCCGGCTCCGCTGCCGCTGCCGTTCCCGGCCATGGCCCCagcgcgccgccgccgccgccgcgccagCGCGCACAGGAGCACCAGCAGCCGCTCCCGCATTTTCAAATCGGGAGCCGGGGCCGCCCTGGAAGTGATCGGCGGCGGGGTCACGGTGGCACCGGGGGGCGGGACGGGGCGGTGCCGCTCAGGCGGTGCCGatatccccatccctgcctgcggATCACCGCACCGTCATCCCCATCCCCGCATCTCCgttctgcacagctctgccatttCCATCCCCAACTTTCACCGAACCACACCGTCCCATCATCCCCATCCTCACCACCATGCCCATCGCAACCCACTCCCTTCCCgcctccaggctgggctggaaaaggGTCACTGGGCTCCGCTGTGGCAAGGACTGGCACtacagaaacaaggaaaaacaaaacaacaaaatccaaaatCTGCCTTGGATTCGCAGGAAGGCTTGAAAAGGCTGGACAAAACTTGCTGGGTTCTGCTTGGGCAAGGACTGGCACCAGAGTGACAAAAGGCCCAGCCACAGACAGGCAGTGCCAGTGCCCTGATGCTGCCCGGTGAAAGGAAATAGAGGAAATTCTCTTTACAAACAGACTGTGTGAATCTGCTTGTAGATAGGGCCAGGGACTTGTAGATAAGGAAGTAACAGGAGAAACCATCAGTTTCAGAAAGTATTAATTCACATGGactgctgctcagccaaggTCCTGCTCAGTTCCTGAACTTGGAGAATAAGAACAAAGGCAATAGAACTATGAATATCATATGTTAAACAAAGGGGGGATGCATATTAGAGGGGCACATACAGTAGGCAATTCAGGAAGTTTGCACCTTCCAAGTACCTCAGCCAGCGGAGAAAGGGAGAGGGTGATGTGGCCAtaaaaattaggataaaaaggaggctgtgtcccCCAAAAATTTGAGAGATCACATGGGAAATGCCATGGCCTCTCTCTTTGTTCATGAATAAAGTTACGggactcctctgtctcttttttgtACATAAACCTCTGGTATCGTGACTTTTTCCACACAGTTGGGAGCTATGCCAGGACCTGGATGGTACCCCAAAAGTGGTGCCCACTCTCCCAAAGCGTGTTGGGTTTCCAGACATGCCATTGCAGGGCAGATCCCATAGGCCTCCTAAGATGCTGAAGAATGTCGGGATGCCTGCAGGGAAGTTACTGGGTTCCTCATGGCCTGAGCCCAGGATCTGTGGGAGGGAATCATCTTAAGTTCTGGAGGCACTTTGAGCTCCACACACTTTGGATCAGAAGGATCCAAAGCTGttggagagtgtccaaaggagggacaCGGAGCTGGGGGAGGGTCTGAGGAGGGTCTGAGGGCACTTGGCTcgttcagctggagcagaggagactgaggggaggctcctcgggggctgcagctcctcccaaggggaggcggaggggcaggggctgagctctgctctgggacagggacaggagcccagcaagggctggagctgtgccagaccttgggatggagctcagggcaaggttcttccccccgagggtgctgggcactgcccaggctccccagggaatggtcccagccccgaggctgccagagctgctttggacactgctctcagggatgctcagggtgggattgttggggtgtctgtgcagggacagcggCTGGACTGATGATCCCTGAGGGTTCCTtcccactcaggatattccagcAATCTATGAATAATTCTGTTCCTTCTCAGGACTGTAGTTATCAGCTGTTTCTTGTTGAAAATAACATACAAGGGAGCCTTAAAGAGAGATCTGATTATTATGTGAGGCTGAGCTGCATGATCGATAACCAGGGAGTCCGAGATTATTATCAGGGAATTGCATGCAGCTTGCTGCATTGCTGCACTAGGACCAAATGGGTGGTTGTGCCGGGCAGGTTAACTGTGAGATGGCTGTCTGGGGTGACCAGAGCATTGCAGAAGGACAGTCTGCAGACGGGcacccctctgccctgcaaTGAGCACCCCGGGCCCCCTGCACCAGCCCCTCTGTGGGCATGGGCAGGAACTGGGGGGTTCCAGCACACACGAGCACTGAGAAGGGCACGGGGCTGCGagtcctcctgcagcacctgcctCTGGCTCCTCCTGGGCCGTGTGGGGTTGAGCTCTGTGGGAACAGCAGCCCCCGGCCCAGTGCCCTCCCAAGAGGGGGTGGACACAAAACTGGCTTCTCCCCACCCACCCTACAACTGCCTGGGAAGAGTAGTGGGGATGAGAGACCAGGAATGGGGGAGACACAGACACTCTGCAGGGTCGTGGGAGTCCCGCACTGAATCACAGACCATCTCTGTGGGGGGCACAGGAATCCCACACCCTCCTGGAAAGGCCAGGACCAACTCCCAGAACCCAAGAGAACCCCGAGGACCCTTAAAGGACCAAGAACCTCCCCCAGAGACCAAAGAACCCCTACAGCGACCAAGAAACTCCCACTAAGGAGACGCCAAAGACACAAGGACCCCCTTAAGGACTCAGGGAGCTCCTCAGGGATGAGTCCCTTCCAGGGATCAAGACGCCCTCCTAAGAACCCCTCAAGGACCAAGATAATTCACTTAAGGACCCAAGAACACACCCAACTTCCCCCCCCAGCGACCAAAAGAACTCTGCAAGGACACAATAATTCCCTCTGCCCCGCCCCAAGCACCAAAAGAACCCTCTGGAGGACCCAAGGACCTCCTTAAGGACCCAGAGACCCAGCAGTCCCCGGTGCCCTCCCGggagggacacacagacaccgGAGCCGCGCCATGACGTCATGTCCCGGCTGTGACGTCACGCGGCCGTTGCCATGGCGCCGCGCGCCGCCGTTTCCTGTGTGTGTTCGAagcggcgggcggggcgcgcTCCCGTCGTGCCCCgcgcgggggcgggggcggccgccATGTTGtggagcggcggggccggcgggtGCTGACGGAGGAGGCggagctgggccgggccgggccggctgGTGGCACCGGCACCGGAGCAGGTACGGCCGGGGCAGCGCTCGGGGCACGGTGCGGAGCACGATACGACACGGCGCGGTGAGGCGGGGGGCCTGCGGCAGGCTTGGGCCCCGCACTTTCCCTGGGGGGCACGGGTCtgtgggccgggccgggctgttgcggaggggccgggccgggcggggctggggctgccttgCCTCCTTTAgtccctttcttcctccctctctctctcggCAGCCGGTCACCGAGCAGCCCCACGTCTCCCTCCCCGCCCGTTGCAGTGCCTTGTCAGGCCCGGCAGGATGGGCCCAGTCTCTGCTGGTTCCTGCGGGCCCAGGCGGGCTGTGCCCCGTCATGGCACGGCCCGTGAGCCCCAACGCTCCGGTGTGTTTGGTAACGGGCATCCCACACCtgcgcccggggccggggctgtgcagagcagctggaagctaGCGGTGCAACCCCTTCGCTTGGCCCCTGTGCCCTCGCCCACTGGGGAAAGATACAAAGAGCAGAGCCTGAATCAACTCTTGGTTCTTGATCAAGTTGATAACACAAACGGTGACAGAGATTTTAGTGGTGTGGATCTTATTCCTAAAGGGATCTGCCAGCCAGCATCAGAAACTTTGGCCAGCAGTGTGTTGTTTACATAGAACACAGGTGGATGTGCCTGTGCCCACCCGATGGGTCTGAGGGAACTCGTTATCGCTGTGTGTTTCATCAGGGTGTTTTTAACCTGTTGTTGATATTTTGCACGCGGGATTTGTGTGCAGGATCAGCCTGAGCTGAAGGTCCTCCAGGTGGTGAGAAGGTtctgctgggatggggaggtgTGTCAAGTCACACTGGAGTCACTTCGGGAAGGTGGTGTTGGATTCGTGGCATAGAGGATTGTCTTCTCTTGATTTGTAGCTTTCTTGAAGGCTTTGTGCCCATTTTCTTGTGAGGTGCTGATTCTTCCTGCATGTATTTAATAACACCGGTATTTTGTGCTGAAGGCTCTTCAAAGAGCAGATCTACTGTGAGCAACAAAACTTCGTTGCAGCCTTCTAGAATCTGAAGAAGCCTACGAAAGAGATGGAGAGGCTATGTACAAGAATctggagggacaggagaagAGGGAATAGCTTCCCACTTAGAGAaagcagggttagatgggatattgggaaggaat from Hirundo rustica isolate bHirRus1 chromosome 26, bHirRus1.pri.v3, whole genome shotgun sequence encodes the following:
- the LOC120763320 gene encoding uncharacterized protein LOC120763320, with amino-acid sequence MGISAPPERHRPVPPPGATVTPPPITSRAAPAPDLKMRERLLVLLCALARRRRRRAGAMAGNGSGSGAGAGGWDGPQRRAWLRHYYSQRQKRLMTLLIAHRRRTSCCFYPRAWPSFRSTDWWEQVVLKEFGPQDWLEKFRMSKETFFYICNQLRPGLAPHSAHFHPTLPLEKRVAVALWHLATNVEYQTLSPLFGVGPSTVQSCVREVSYAIVLLLKPLYLRLPDEKELENMVRIFCTRWGFPHCIGALDSLHIPIHPPLRLTADYCNGQGWHSILTQATVDGLGQFWDVSTAFPGSMENSAVLESSSLWVLAKEGRLCPNPPKHFMGKAQKYVLLGDATYPLQDWILKPYQEDEKLTQRQLQFNYRLKRAHSVIENAFLRLKARWQILLKCDDCSLELLPTLVLACCILHNVCEAHDNPFNEEWLEGTEPTELPKPSQPAPAAMEDNRAEQVRELMCQYFESCGEG